The DNA window CGAGACGGACGGTGTGGACACCGCTGTCGGACGCGTCCTTGGCCGATGGTCGGTCGCCGTCGTCGTGTGAGTTCATCGATCGGTATGCCCTGGTCCCTCCGACGCCGGCCCGCACCACGGGCGACCCTCGGGCCCCGTCGGCCGGGTTGATGCTACGACTGACACCAGCCACCGATATCAACTTACCCCCTCACGGTGACGGGAGCCGACGCCCGGGCGAGGATCGTTCGTGGGGGGGGCAAGCGGGCGGTCGGCGCGTCGTCAGTCGTCGGTGTCCGTGCGCGCGACGCGCACAGCGGCTGGGGTCGCCGCCACGGCACAGCCGGCGAACTCGAACGTGACGACGGGGGTGTCGCCGGACGCGTTCGCCCGGCCGACGAGCGCGTCGAGCGCCTCCGGATCAAGCCGGTCGAAGAGCGGTTCGAGGTCGAGCGGGGAACAGCCGAGGGACGTGGCAACCGCCGAGACGACCGTGTGGCTGCACGGGTCGGCCGGGTCACGGTCGTACAGACGGGTCTCACGGGGCAAGTCGGAGTCCGCCTCGGTCGGGTCAGCGCCGTCCATCCCGACCGCCCGTCCGAGTCGTTCGGTCCCCCCGCCCGGGTCCTCGGGTCGGCGGCGGACCCTCCCGTCCGGAGGGGTGTGCGAGGACGACCCGCCGGCTGGCGGGACACGACACGTCGACGGCGACCCGGGTGACGCGTTCGGCTTGCATACGTGCTCCCGTCACTGGATGGGTGGAACCCTTCTAACCGCGACACCTCATATATCAAGTGATACTGACCGTAGCGGCGCGACGAACGTTCTCTGGTCAGGCCCCGCCCGGCCCCTCGCCGGCCCGGAGATACTCCTCCAACAGCGTCGGGAACTCCCGCCCGCGGAGGTAGCGGAGGCCGAAGTCGTCGGCCCACGAGATGATGCCGGTGTCCTCGGTGACCACGCCCGCGTCGAGTTCCCGCGCGAGCAACAGCAGATCGAAGTCCTCGCGGGAGTCGATGACGCCACGGCGCAGCGTGGTCCGGTACTCGTCGCGGAGGTCGGAGATGACCTGGTCGACCTCCGTCTTCCCCCCGGAGCCGTCGGCCGGCGCGTCCCGCGACTGCTCCGCCCGGCGGACGGCCTTCTCGGAGACGCGCAACCCCCGGTCGATCCGGTCTTCGAGTTCGTCGACGAACCGGTAGACGAGTTCGGCGGGGACGATCAGTTCCAAGCGCGCGGGGCTCTTGCGGATGACCCAGGTGTTCAGCTTCGAGAAGACCTCCTCGCTCGCGCCGCGAGATTCGAGCATCACGGTCAGTTCGTCGGCGACCGACGGCGGCATGTAACAGGAGATGTTGTGGCGGAGTTTCGCGGTCGCGACGCTGTCGAGCAGTCGCGAGACGGCTTCGTCGACGCCCTCGTCCGCGCGACGGATCTCCTCGGTGAGGAACAGTGACGTGTCGAGGACGAACCGCTGCTTGAGCGGGCTCTCGGGCATACCGCCGGTACGCACGCCGGCGTAAAGACCTTCGCGTCCGGACACCGGGAGCCACGGCCGCCGAGTTCCCCGGCCGGGAACCGCCGCGCCGCACAGCGACGGCTCAGTCGGAGGGGAGAGCCGTCGGGCTGCGGGCGTCGGCGATGACGGTTGCGAGGCGGTCGACCGGCGGCGACGTGAGCCACCGGTCGCCGACCGATGGATGCCGCCAGTCCGTCACCGTCGCCGACCCGGCGTCGTACTCCAACAGCCCCGCGGCGGCCATCCGCGGGAGGTGTGAGTGGTGGAGCTGGGCGGTGAGGGTGTCGACGACCGACGCCGGCTGTTCGACCGGCCGCTCGTCGGGGCCAGGGACGACTGCGGCGGCGACGTCCGACGCAGTGGGATCGCACGCCGAGACCGCCCGCGCGAGGTCGACGACGGGGACCGGTGGCTCCTCGCTGTCGAGAAGCGCGATCAGGAGCCGACGGGGCGGGTGGTGCTCGATCGCGACGCCGTGTCAGGAACCGACGACTACGACACGACGGAACCTCTTTGCACACGGGGGACGGCCA is part of the Salinigranum marinum genome and encodes:
- a CDS encoding HalOD1 output domain-containing protein, whose translation is MDGADPTEADSDLPRETRLYDRDPADPCSHTVVSAVATSLGCSPLDLEPLFDRLDPEALDALVGRANASGDTPVVTFEFAGCAVAATPAAVRVARTDTDD
- a CDS encoding RNA ligase partner protein, which translates into the protein MPESPLKQRFVLDTSLFLTEEIRRADEGVDEAVSRLLDSVATAKLRHNISCYMPPSVADELTVMLESRGASEEVFSKLNTWVIRKSPARLELIVPAELVYRFVDELEDRIDRGLRVSEKAVRRAEQSRDAPADGSGGKTEVDQVISDLRDEYRTTLRRGVIDSREDFDLLLLARELDAGVVTEDTGIISWADDFGLRYLRGREFPTLLEEYLRAGEGPGGA